Part of the Planococcus plakortidis genome is shown below.
CACCGACGATGATACCAAGCAAAGCGAAGATGAACTCAGTAATACCCATTCGGACACCTCCTCTTGCTATTGATTTTTTACATTTTCAAAGGATGAATCGATAACTCGTTGTCTTTCATCAATCGTTTAAAAATTAGTAAATAATACAATTTTAATTGTATAGATGGACCTATTCCCTGTCAACCCTGCCAAACCGGCGCCAGCGCTTGTAAAAAGACTGCGAAGCATTCGCTTCGCAGTCTTTTGGAAAGGCTTTATGGAGTTTCAGCTGAAGCTTATTCCTCTTCGTCGATAAGCAAGTTGAATTCTTCTGCATCCTTCTTGTCATCTTTAGGGACTGAAACCGAATACGAAGCTGCGGACATGCCGTAATGCTCACGGACTTTCCCCGCGATTTCATTGCGGATGTCTTCATGCTCGCGCATGAATTGCTTGGCGTTTTCACGGCCCTGCCCAACACGTTCGTTGTTATAGGAATACCATGAACCGCTTTTTTGGATGATGTCCAGGTCTGCTGCAAGGTCGACGATCTCTCCTTCACGCGAGATCCCTTGTCCATACATGATGTCGACTTCGGCCGTACGGAACGGTGGAGCGACTTTGTTTTTGACGATTTTGATCTTCGTGCGGTTACCGATGATGTCATTGCCGGATTTCAATGCTTCCGCACGGCGCACTTCGAGGCGCACGGACGAGTAGAATTTCAATGCACGTCCGCCTGGCGTTACTTCCGGGTTCCCGAACATGACACCTACTTTTTCACGGATTTGGTTGATGAATACGGCAATGGTATTCGATTTATTGATGGCACCCGAAAGTTTACGGAGAGCCTGTGACATGAGGCGGGCTTGGAGGCCGACATGGGAGTCGCCCATTTCGCCTTCGATTTCCGCTTTTGGCACAAGTGCCGCTACGGAGTCGATGACGACGATGTCTACCGCACCGCTGCGCACGAGCGCTTCCGCGATTTCAAGTGCCTGCTCGCCTGTGTCCGGCTGGGACAACAATAGCTCATCCAAGTTGACGCCCAGCGCTTTTGCATAGACCGGGTCAAGGGCATGCTCTGCATCGATAAATGCGGCTGTCCCGCCGGAAGCCTGAACTTCTGCAATGGCATGAAGCGATACCGTCGTTTTACCCGAACTCTCCGGCCCGTAAATCTCGATGACACGCCCGCGCGGGTATCCGCCTATGCCAAGCGCGATATCAAGGGACAACGAACCACTTGAAACGGTCGAGACATTATGACCTGTACTTTCACCCAATTTCATGACAGACCCTTTACCGAATTGCTTTTCTATTTGTTTTAGCGCCATATCCAGCGCTGCTTTACGATCGCTCAAAAGAAATCCTCCTCTTATGTGAAAACCAATTTTCTAACTGATTTCAGTATACTAGTTTATTGAGAAATTTACAAGAAAAAAGCGAACGTTTATTCGTGTCCGGATGATCATTTCACGAATTTGATTCCCACTATCCTATGATTCCCCCAAAATGGGCATGAAAAAACACGCAAAATTAAATTTTGCGTGTGTCTTCATTTGCCAATGTGCGGATCAAATAGTACAAGGCCAGTTTCACCGCGCGGATGCGGTTCGTGTTTCTCATCCCCGACAGCTGGAGGCGATAGGCTTTCGTCCCTTCATCACTTGCGATGCCGATCCACACCGTGCCGGCCGGTTCCTCGCCGTGCGCGTCCGGGCCGGCTGCCCCGGTCAGGCTGACGCTGATGTCGGTATCGAATTTCTCCCGGACAGCCAAAGCCATCGCTTCAGCCGTTTCCTCACTGACGACGGAATGCGCTTTGAAAAATTCCCGCGTCATGCCGAGCTGCTGGATTTTCATTTGCTCATTATAGGTGACGACACCGCCATTCAACACGGCGCTCGCCCCAGCGATGGAAGCGAGTTCCGACTGGAACAACCCTGCCGTCAGGCTCTCTGCCGCCGAAACCGTTTTGCCTTGTTGCTTCAACAAATCGATCGCTTTCGAGGCGAGTGAGTCATCATCATAGCCGTACAGATAGTCGCCGACGCGTTCCAGGATTTCTTCTTTCGCGCCGTTGATCAATTCCCATGCCTCATCCGCCGTGTCCGTCTTCGCCGTGATGCGTAGCGTCACTTCACCCGCGGAGGCCAAGGGGGCAATTGTCGGGTTGGTCTGCTTATCCAGGATATCCTGCAGGCGGTCTTCGAGTTCAGCTTCGCCGATCCCATAGAACCTGAGCACGTGTGAAAGGATGACGTTTTCCTTATTGAGCATGCGTACCAATCTCGGTTTCGCCTCGAACTGGAACATCGGCTCCAGTTCATGCGGCGGCCCCGGCAGCAGCATATACATATGACTGCCGTTTTGATACATCATTCCCGGCGCCATGCCGTTCTCGTTGACCAGCACCTCGCTGCCATTAAGCACGAGTGCCTGTTTTTTATTGTTTTCGGTCATCGGGCGGCCAGCGCGCTCGAAAAACGCGGCAATCGATTCCATTGCCGCCTCGTCCATCGAAAGCGTCGTGCCCAGATGACGGGCGATCGTCTGTTTGGTCAAATCGTCTTTTGTGGGTCCAAGCCCCCTGAGAAGATGATCAAGTCAGCACGGGATTCCGCGATGGCGATCGTCTCTTTCAGGCGCTCAGGATTGTCGCCGACGACAGTATGGTAATAGACGTTGATTCCGATTTCAGCGAGATGTCCTGAAATGAAGCGTGCATTCGTATTGGTGATCTGGCCCAGCAGGAGTTCTGAGCCCACTGCAATGATTTCAGCGTTCATAGCGGTCTTCCTTTCATGTGTCGCTTATTTGGATGCCATAAGCCCTTTGCGGTTGGCGTAGAAATAATCCCAACCGGACCAGACCGTAAACAGCAATGCGATATAGAGCATGATCTCGCCGAATGGAATGCCGACCAAGGCAAAGAGCATATTGTATAGCAACAGCGAAATGATCGCGAGCAGCTGCGTGACGGTCTTGATTTTGCCTAAACTCCCGGCTGCCACGACTTCCCCTTCGCCTGCCAGCACCAATCGCAAGCCGGTTACGGCGAATTCACGGCTGATGATGACGATGACGACCCACGCTGGCGCAAAGCCGAGCTCGACCAGAATGATCAGCGCGGCAGAGACGAGCAATTTATCGGCAAGAGGGTCCAAGAATTTACCGAAGGTCGTGACTAAATTGTATTTGCGTGCGTAATAGCCGTCGACCCAATCGGTAGCGGATGCGAAGATGAAGATCAATGCCCCGATGAAATGTGCGACCGGCAACGTCGCACCGAGTAAGGTGATGTCTCCCCATCCGAAATCGATGAGCATGAACGCCATGAAGATCGGGATGAGCAAGATCCGGGAAATGGTGATTTGGTTTGGAATATTCATTTGTTATTCTCCTTTCAATCCTTGCAGAAAAATAGCCATCGGGTGATGGCTATTCGGCATCATCGAAACGGATGATGATGTTTTGCGGTTTTCGTTGTTGTTCATACGGCACCTTTTCACCGTTCAGTTCAATTGAAAGCATGGCATAATCTCCAACGCGCATGAAGACGCTCGCTTCATCGGATACATCGACGGCTTCTGTCTCTCCGGCTTCGAACACGCGGGCGAGGCTCAGTAGCTCTGTTCCGTCATCATTCAATACGGTCAGCCAGGATTCCCCATTTGCAGCGAATTCAAGCTGCCTCTCAGCTGGTCCGATGAAGGTATACGTCGTTGTTTCCCCCGTTACGCTTTCAAGTTCCAATTGCGCTTTCGGCTCTTCAGGTTCCGGTTGTTCTTCCGGTTCCTCAGCAGGGGCTTGTTCTTGTTCCTCTGCCGCTTCCGGCTGTGCTTCCGGCTGTTGTTCCGGCTGTGCTTCGTATTCCACACCGCCGCTTTCCTCTTCCGGCTGGACATCGTTGCCGGATGTGCTGAGCAGGTAGAAATACCAGATAACCAAAAGGATAAACACGATAAATAATGCCACCAACACTTTCGGCATCGATTCTGCGACGGGTCCAGAGCTGCTTCTTTTCTTTTCGGGCCTGCGTGTCAAATGCTCGACAGGGGCGGTAACCGGCTCGTCTTCCGGCAATTCGTTGTTATGCTCCCTTAACAGGGCATCTCCGTCCAAACCGACCGCCTGTGCATAGCGCTTGATGAAAGCACGCACATAAAAGCCTCCAGGGATCGAGGAATAATCCCCGGTTTCGATGCCTTCCAAATGATGCTTTTGGATTTTCGTCCGCTCATTAAGCTGTTCCAAGCTCATGCCTTGGTCCAGCCTTGCCTGTTTCAGCTTCGTGCCCAATTGCCCCATCGTCATCACCTGCCTGCTTAAAAGTTGAAACCGTCGCCGAACATGTCCATCTGGTCTTTATTGTCCATAAACGTATTTTTCTCCAATACTTCGTATGTGATCTTTTCTTCCGGATGATGGCGCAATTCGATAATATAATCGAAATCGTCGATGCTGTACTCGGAATGCTCGACGAATTTATCGGGATGTTCCACCACTTTGATGGTCGGCATGCGCATCA
Proteins encoded:
- the recA gene encoding recombinase RecA: MSDRKAALDMALKQIEKQFGKGSVMKLGESTGHNVSTVSSGSLSLDIALGIGGYPRGRVIEIYGPESSGKTTVSLHAIAEVQASGGTAAFIDAEHALDPVYAKALGVNLDELLLSQPDTGEQALEIAEALVRSGAVDIVVIDSVAALVPKAEIEGEMGDSHVGLQARLMSQALRKLSGAINKSNTIAVFINQIREKVGVMFGNPEVTPGGRALKFYSSVRLEVRRAEALKSGNDIIGNRTKIKIVKNKVAPPFRTAEVDIMYGQGISREGEIVDLAADLDIIQKSGSWYSYNNERVGQGRENAKQFMREHEDIRNEIAGKVREHYGMSAASYSVSVPKDDKKDAEEFNLLIDEEE
- the pgsA gene encoding CDP-diacylglycerol--glycerol-3-phosphate 3-phosphatidyltransferase, producing the protein MNIPNQITISRILLIPIFMAFMLIDFGWGDITLLGATLPVAHFIGALIFIFASATDWVDGYYARKYNLVTTFGKFLDPLADKLLVSAALIILVELGFAPAWVVIVIISREFAVTGLRLVLAGEGEVVAAGSLGKIKTVTQLLAIISLLLYNMLFALVGIPFGEIMLYIALLFTVWSGWDYFYANRKGLMASK
- a CDS encoding helix-turn-helix domain-containing protein, which codes for MTMGQLGTKLKQARLDQGMSLEQLNERTKIQKHHLEGIETGDYSSIPGGFYVRAFIKRYAQAVGLDGDALLREHNNELPEDEPVTAPVEHLTRRPEKKRSSSGPVAESMPKVLVALFIVFILLVIWYFYLLSTSGNDVQPEEESGGVEYEAQPEQQPEAQPEAAEEQEQAPAEEPEEQPEPEEPKAQLELESVTGETTTYTFIGPAERQLEFAANGESWLTVLNDDGTELLSLARVFEAGETEAVDVSDEASVFMRVGDYAMLSIELNGEKVPYEQQRKPQNIIIRFDDAE